Proteins from a single region of Acidobacteriota bacterium:
- the rapZ gene encoding RNase adapter RapZ, with protein MKTPRGVRSASGRTLPGIEARTPSDQRERPGQKVASHAVARAQGVGRRPHSRRRAPHNRTRTPSDLHVVVITGLSGSGKGSAEKVFEDSGYYCVDNLPVGLIGPFVDLVRQASFDGSGEVKRVAAVVDIREGQRLEALPALLQTLRDSPLRLTLLFLEASDEAILRRFSETRRPHPLAERDGSHGRDRRKGETELRRGIEAERKALAKIRAAADLVVDTSRFNVHELRAFLREHVIEAGLAPSLQIAVTSFGFRSGVPSDADLVFDVRFLPNPNYIPALQAHDGRDRKVAEYIRSFPQTAEFLTRIRDLLAYLIPHYIEEGKSYLNIAVGCTGGRHRSVYIAEALRRELRKLGYRPTLAHRDLRH; from the coding sequence ATGAAGACGCCTCGGGGAGTCCGGAGCGCCAGCGGGCGGACCCTGCCGGGAATCGAAGCCCGCACTCCCAGCGACCAACGGGAGCGACCAGGGCAAAAAGTGGCGAGCCACGCGGTTGCGCGGGCACAGGGAGTGGGCCGGCGGCCGCACTCGCGGCGCCGCGCGCCGCACAACCGAACCCGAACGCCATCGGATCTGCACGTCGTAGTCATTACCGGTCTGAGTGGCAGCGGCAAGGGTTCGGCCGAAAAAGTCTTTGAGGATTCCGGCTACTACTGTGTCGATAATCTGCCCGTCGGCCTGATCGGTCCCTTCGTCGATTTGGTCCGCCAGGCCTCGTTTGACGGCTCCGGCGAAGTGAAGCGTGTCGCCGCCGTCGTCGATATCCGTGAAGGCCAGCGCCTCGAGGCGCTGCCCGCCCTGCTGCAAACCTTGCGCGACTCACCTCTGCGGCTGACGCTGCTCTTTTTGGAAGCCAGTGACGAAGCCATTCTGCGCCGTTTCAGCGAAACCCGCCGCCCCCACCCCCTCGCCGAGCGCGATGGCAGCCACGGCCGCGACCGCCGCAAAGGCGAAACGGAGCTCCGCCGTGGCATCGAGGCGGAACGCAAGGCCCTGGCGAAAATCCGCGCCGCCGCCGACCTCGTGGTCGATACCTCCCGCTTCAACGTCCACGAGCTGCGCGCCTTCCTGCGCGAGCACGTCATTGAAGCCGGTCTCGCTCCCAGCCTGCAGATCGCGGTCACCAGTTTCGGCTTCCGCAGCGGCGTCCCCAGCGATGCCGATCTGGTCTTTGATGTCCGCTTCCTGCCCAATCCCAACTACATCCCCGCCCTGCAGGCGCATGACGGCCGCGACCGCAAGGTGGCCGAATACATCCGCTCCTTTCCCCAGACCGCCGAGTTCCTCACCCGCATCCGCGATCTGCTGGCCTACCTCATCCCCCATTACATCGAGGAGGGCAAGAGCTATCTGAATATCGCCGTCGGATGCACCGGCGGACGCCACCGCTCCGTCTATATCGCCGAGGCCTTGCGGCGCGAGCTGCGCAAGCTGGGCTACCGCCCCACCCTGGCGCACCGCGACCTGCGGCACTGA
- a CDS encoding dephospho-CoA kinase, giving the protein MLKLAITGGLSSGKSTVSALLRERGCPVVDADRLGHELLQTEAHDAVLARFGTVEPAQLAAIVFAPGATGALGELNQILHPLIMARAWNQLHQWQQQGTKVAGIEATLLIEAGLLTGFDHVILVAADPEVRIQRFMRKAGASREQALARMAHQLPEERKLAQADIVISNKGTLAALAAEVGRLWNRFLAEANA; this is encoded by the coding sequence ATGCTTAAGCTGGCGATAACCGGCGGCCTGTCCAGCGGCAAGAGCACCGTCTCCGCCCTGCTGCGCGAGCGTGGCTGTCCCGTGGTCGATGCCGACCGTCTCGGCCACGAGCTGCTCCAAACGGAGGCCCACGACGCCGTGCTCGCCCGCTTTGGCACCGTGGAACCCGCACAATTGGCGGCCATCGTGTTTGCTCCCGGCGCCACCGGTGCTCTAGGCGAGCTCAACCAAATCCTGCATCCGCTGATCATGGCCCGCGCCTGGAATCAGTTGCACCAATGGCAGCAGCAGGGAACTAAGGTCGCCGGCATCGAAGCCACGTTGTTGATCGAAGCCGGGCTGCTGACGGGCTTCGATCACGTAATCCTTGTGGCCGCCGATCCGGAAGTGCGCATCCAGCGCTTCATGCGCAAGGCCGGCGCCAGCCGCGAGCAGGCTCTGGCCCGCATGGCGCATCAGTTGCCCGAGGAACGCAAACTAGCGCAAGCTGATATTGTGATTTCAAATAAGGGAACCCTTGCCGCCCTCGCCGCCGAGGTGGGGCGCCTTTGGAATCGCTTTCTCGCCGAGGCAAACGCATGA
- the rpoN gene encoding RNA polymerase sigma-54 factor yields MNLGPKLIAKPALKQTLTPGLVQMVNILAMNKLELQEAISHELLENPMLDENQEDGNAPGLDELTRLEQDLQRQNEMERTPAPAAAAPAPADGSTPEAGAEAPAKDSFEEIDYGDFFKNYLDPGYQPHEREEIDRPSFDNFLSAPTTLTDHLRWQLSVEPIDNGLRQAAEAIIGNLDEDGYLTAEDDKGRRPLRIEEIATGEGIAEDLMREALNLVQRFDPPGVGARDLRECLLIQLFQLPSVQILAIALVSEHLPALQNPRRQELARTLNVSEEEIAGALAEIRKLDPFPGRRYNPANTRLIEPDVAFVKGRAERCPICGSESCRNPYQIIMNDDGMPNLRLNYQYRDMKFGREQRDTSRYIKERYASAIQFLRNLEQRKQTIARVCHTIVERQSDFLDFGMDFLKPMMIKEVAEEIGVHPSTVSRAVANKYVHTSQGVFELRFFFTEAVQGVRGGETSLLILKRRVKKLIAEEDPKHPLTDDQVAAVLKQQGIDVTRRTVAKYREDMHIPSTHQRRVR; encoded by the coding sequence ATGAATCTTGGCCCCAAGCTGATCGCCAAGCCGGCCCTCAAGCAGACGCTCACGCCCGGGCTCGTGCAAATGGTCAATATCCTGGCCATGAACAAGCTCGAGTTGCAGGAAGCCATCAGTCACGAGCTGCTCGAAAATCCCATGCTCGACGAAAACCAGGAGGACGGCAACGCTCCCGGTCTGGACGAGTTGACGCGTCTCGAGCAGGACCTGCAGCGCCAGAACGAGATGGAGCGCACCCCCGCGCCGGCCGCCGCCGCGCCTGCGCCTGCCGATGGCAGCACGCCCGAAGCTGGCGCCGAGGCGCCCGCCAAGGATTCGTTCGAGGAGATCGATTACGGCGATTTCTTCAAGAACTATCTCGACCCCGGCTATCAGCCCCACGAGCGCGAGGAGATCGACCGCCCCTCCTTCGACAACTTCCTCAGTGCCCCCACCACCCTCACCGATCACCTGCGCTGGCAACTCAGCGTCGAGCCTATCGATAACGGCCTCCGCCAGGCCGCCGAAGCCATCATCGGCAATCTGGACGAGGACGGCTATCTCACCGCCGAGGACGACAAGGGCCGACGCCCGCTGCGCATCGAGGAAATCGCCACCGGCGAGGGCATCGCCGAAGACCTCATGCGCGAAGCCCTGAATCTGGTGCAGCGCTTCGATCCGCCCGGCGTGGGCGCCCGCGATCTGCGCGAATGCCTCCTCATCCAGCTCTTCCAGCTTCCCAGCGTCCAGATTCTGGCGATCGCCCTGGTGAGCGAGCACCTGCCCGCCCTGCAGAATCCCCGCCGCCAGGAGCTGGCGCGCACACTCAATGTCAGCGAGGAAGAGATTGCCGGGGCGCTCGCCGAGATCCGCAAGCTCGATCCCTTCCCCGGCCGCCGCTACAATCCCGCCAACACCCGCCTCATCGAGCCCGACGTCGCTTTCGTCAAGGGCCGCGCCGAGCGCTGTCCCATCTGCGGCTCCGAGTCCTGCCGCAATCCGTATCAGATCATCATGAACGATGACGGCATGCCCAACCTGCGTCTGAACTATCAGTACCGCGACATGAAGTTCGGCCGCGAGCAGCGCGACACCAGCCGCTACATCAAAGAGCGCTACGCCAGCGCCATCCAGTTCCTGCGCAACCTGGAGCAGCGCAAGCAGACCATCGCCCGCGTCTGCCACACCATCGTCGAGCGCCAGAGCGACTTTCTCGACTTCGGCATGGATTTCCTCAAACCCATGATGATCAAGGAGGTCGCCGAGGAGATCGGCGTCCACCCCTCCACCGTCAGCCGCGCCGTCGCCAATAAGTACGTCCATACCAGCCAGGGCGTCTTCGAACTGCGTTTCTTCTTCACCGAGGCTGTCCAGGGCGTGCGCGGCGGCGAAACCTCGCTGCTGATTCTCAAGCGCCGCGTCAAAAAGCTGATCGCGGAGGAAGATCCCAAGCACCCCCTCACCGACGACCAGGTTGCCGCGGTGCTCAAGCAGCAGGGCATCGACGTCACCCGCCGCACCGTCGCCAAATACCGCGAGGACATGCACATCCCGTCCACGCACCAGCGGCGTGTGCGATGA
- a CDS encoding ABC transporter ATP-binding protein, with the protein MAVASALDASVALMLAPVIDKFLKPASGGGAILLLKARPPLLDHNIYLNSFIPHGFSHNPASIIALALIVLVVGKAIGEYCGTYLINWVGYGAITDLRNAVYEKLIHQSAAFFSRQATGKLMSTVVNDLERIQVAASNSLADSVQQTFSFIFFAAVLLFLNWKLTLYAAVLTPAVILPTAWLGKHVRRTARRGQDEMADVQHILHETVTGHRVVKTFSMEGREVARFRAAAHRLLHSNLRYILQQSIASPLMEILGAVTIILFLLYARGAVGRGIMSTGMVVAFIYSLFKLYEPLRRMAGIYNNFQTAAGCAQRVFEFMDLHEEIHERPGARPLAPFCTAIRFAGAAFAYQPDEPLLHDLDFEIRRGEVVALVGSSGAGKTTVANLIPRLFDVTAGAVLVDGVDVRACTLRSLRSQIGYVTQETILFNDTVANNIAYGSPAATPAAIRAAAQAALADEFIAATPQGYNTMLGERGVRLSGGQRQRIAIARALLKNAPILILDEATSALDNESEMLVQRALANLMQHRTVVVIAHRLSTVRNADRILVLDAGAIVEVGSHDELHAANGIYRRLYDLQFADFDAVAAVPGPLDPA; encoded by the coding sequence ATGGCCGTGGCCAGCGCTCTCGATGCCTCCGTCGCCCTGATGCTGGCGCCGGTCATTGACAAATTCCTCAAGCCCGCGAGCGGCGGCGGTGCGATTCTGCTGCTCAAAGCGCGTCCGCCGCTGCTTGACCATAACATTTACCTCAATAGCTTCATCCCCCACGGCTTTTCCCACAACCCCGCGTCCATCATCGCTCTGGCGCTGATTGTGCTCGTCGTCGGCAAAGCCATCGGCGAGTACTGCGGCACCTACCTCATCAACTGGGTCGGCTATGGCGCCATCACCGATCTGCGCAATGCGGTCTACGAAAAGTTGATCCATCAATCTGCCGCCTTCTTTTCCCGTCAGGCCACCGGCAAGCTCATGTCCACCGTCGTCAATGATCTGGAGCGCATCCAGGTGGCGGCGTCCAACTCCCTCGCCGACAGCGTGCAGCAGACCTTCAGCTTCATCTTTTTCGCAGCCGTGCTGCTCTTCCTGAACTGGAAGCTGACCCTCTACGCCGCCGTCCTTACCCCCGCCGTCATTCTGCCCACCGCCTGGCTGGGCAAGCACGTCCGCCGTACCGCCCGCCGCGGCCAGGACGAAATGGCCGACGTGCAGCACATCCTGCACGAGACCGTCACCGGCCACCGCGTCGTCAAAACCTTCAGCATGGAAGGCCGCGAAGTCGCCCGCTTCCGCGCCGCCGCCCACCGCCTGCTGCACTCCAATCTGCGCTACATCCTGCAGCAGAGCATCGCTTCCCCGCTGATGGAAATTCTGGGCGCGGTGACCATCATCCTCTTCCTGCTCTACGCCCGCGGCGCCGTCGGGCGCGGCATCATGTCCACCGGCATGGTGGTGGCCTTCATCTACTCGCTGTTCAAGCTCTATGAACCCCTGCGGCGTATGGCCGGTATTTACAACAATTTTCAGACCGCGGCCGGCTGTGCCCAGCGCGTCTTCGAGTTTATGGATCTGCACGAGGAGATCCACGAGCGTCCCGGGGCCCGCCCGCTCGCGCCCTTCTGCACCGCCATCCGCTTTGCCGGCGCGGCGTTTGCTTATCAACCCGACGAACCCCTGCTGCACGATCTCGATTTCGAGATCCGCCGCGGCGAAGTGGTCGCCCTGGTGGGCTCCAGCGGCGCCGGCAAAACCACCGTCGCCAATCTCATTCCGCGCCTGTTTGACGTCACCGCCGGCGCCGTCCTGGTCGATGGCGTGGACGTACGCGCCTGCACCTTGCGCTCGCTACGCTCGCAGATCGGCTACGTCACCCAGGAGACCATCCTCTTCAACGACACCGTCGCCAACAACATTGCCTACGGCAGCCCCGCCGCCACCCCCGCCGCCATCCGTGCCGCTGCCCAGGCTGCTCTCGCCGATGAGTTCATCGCCGCCACGCCCCAGGGCTACAACACCATGCTGGGCGAACGCGGTGTCCGCCTCTCCGGCGGTCAGCGCCAGCGCATCGCCATCGCCCGCGCCCTCCTGAAGAACGCCCCCATCCTCATCCTTGACGAAGCCACCAGCGCTCTCGACAACGAAAGTGAAATGCTCGTCCAGCGCGCGCTCGCCAACCTCATGCAGCATCGCACTGTCGTGGTTATCGCCCACCGCCTCTCCACCGTCCGCAATGCGGACCGCATCCTGGTGCTCGACGCCGGCGCCATCGTCGAGGTGGGCAGCCATGACGAGCTGCACGCGGCCAACGGCATCTACCGCCGCCTCTACGACCTCCAGTTCGCCGATTTCGACGCCGTCGCTGCTGTCCCCGGCCCCCTCGATCCCGCCTGA
- a CDS encoding 1-phosphofructokinase family hexose kinase, translating into MRSRHNSTRFIIDGMICAVSLNPAVDKYLRLQQLRRGEHVEVEEVVTSAGGKGINVAGVLRVLGEEVEVIGFFGGHTGAYILEEVAREGIHVDPVRIQATTRTAFVVVEADGCETEIVEPGGEVSAAEIVQLRAQLRQTAARAAVVVLSGSVPPGCPDDIYVQLLRDCGGHCPVIVDTSRRWLRAVYESHPRPAPAIVKPNRREAEALLGETLADAPGIGRALQRLAQAGIGMPVISDGAAGLYALAGGQVLRAVMPKLQRVNSVGSGDAAVAGLAAGLARGLKPEAMLQLAAACGGANVLTKECAQVRREDLEGLLPQIAVRRVEATTPCPA; encoded by the coding sequence ATGAGGAGCAGGCATAACAGTACTCGATTTATTATAGACGGCATGATATGCGCGGTATCGCTCAACCCCGCGGTGGACAAGTATTTGCGCTTGCAGCAGTTGCGACGCGGGGAGCATGTAGAAGTGGAAGAAGTGGTGACGTCAGCGGGCGGCAAGGGAATCAATGTAGCCGGAGTGCTGCGGGTGCTGGGCGAAGAAGTTGAGGTGATTGGATTTTTTGGCGGTCACACGGGTGCGTACATTCTCGAAGAAGTGGCACGAGAAGGGATTCACGTCGACCCGGTGCGGATTCAGGCGACGACGCGGACGGCGTTCGTAGTTGTCGAAGCGGACGGATGTGAAACGGAAATTGTCGAGCCGGGCGGTGAGGTGAGCGCGGCGGAGATCGTGCAACTGCGCGCCCAGCTACGGCAGACCGCAGCGCGGGCGGCGGTGGTGGTGTTGTCGGGCAGCGTGCCGCCGGGATGTCCGGATGACATTTATGTGCAGTTGCTGCGCGATTGTGGCGGGCACTGCCCGGTGATCGTGGATACGAGCCGGCGGTGGTTGCGGGCGGTATACGAGTCGCATCCGCGGCCGGCTCCGGCCATCGTAAAACCCAACCGGCGGGAAGCCGAGGCGCTGCTTGGCGAAACGCTGGCCGATGCGCCAGGCATTGGCCGTGCTCTGCAGCGGCTGGCACAGGCGGGCATTGGGATGCCGGTGATCTCGGACGGAGCGGCGGGGCTCTACGCACTGGCGGGCGGACAGGTTCTGCGTGCCGTGATGCCCAAGCTGCAGCGGGTGAATTCTGTAGGATCGGGCGATGCCGCGGTAGCGGGACTGGCGGCAGGACTGGCGCGCGGCCTGAAGCCGGAAGCCATGCTGCAGCTCGCGGCAGCCTGCGGCGGCGCGAACGTGCTGACCAAGGAATGCGCGCAGGTGCGGCGCGAGGATTTGGAGGGGCTGCTGCCTCAGATCGCGGTTCGCAGGGTCGAAGCTACAACTCCGTGCCCAGCGTGA
- a CDS encoding trypsin-like serine protease → MKWRPVLALALILAGGFFLYVSTHGGPFYPDFGSALAPRAIGHTVALAEAPPQTQFEPDELRDINIYHRVKPSVVNVTSQIIQYSMLWGPVPASGQGSGFFINGKGYILTNYHVIRDAQKLTVTWTPKKDDSHQYPATVVGTAPQLDLAVIKIDAGQSVPAMTLGDSGNLQVGQHVLAIGNPYGLPGTMTSGIISSIRTVHEGPQDNGAPGADIENAIQTDAPINPGNSGGPLLNTLGEVIGIDTMIYTQTGSNVGIGFAIPINSVKAVLNQLITTGHVQTVSLGMLTYPISPSVAQQLGLNVSHGLLVLGVRRGSLAANAGLRAGNEPGYIGNTQVHFGGDIILAVDGEPLQDQGQLGNILLLQKPGSTITLTIQRHGKQIKIPITLGTEL, encoded by the coding sequence ATGAAATGGAGACCGGTGCTGGCTCTCGCCCTAATTCTGGCTGGGGGCTTTTTCCTGTATGTCTCGACTCACGGCGGCCCATTTTACCCGGACTTTGGGAGCGCACTGGCGCCACGCGCTATCGGTCACACGGTGGCTCTGGCGGAGGCGCCGCCCCAGACCCAATTCGAGCCCGACGAGCTGCGCGACATCAATATCTACCACCGCGTCAAGCCCTCAGTGGTCAACGTCACTTCGCAGATTATCCAATACAGCATGCTCTGGGGACCGGTTCCGGCCTCGGGCCAGGGTTCCGGCTTTTTCATCAACGGCAAAGGCTACATCCTGACGAATTATCACGTCATCCGCGATGCGCAAAAGCTGACCGTGACTTGGACGCCCAAAAAGGATGACTCCCATCAATACCCCGCCACCGTCGTGGGCACCGCCCCGCAGCTCGATCTGGCGGTGATCAAGATTGACGCCGGCCAGTCCGTGCCGGCCATGACCCTGGGCGACAGCGGCAATCTGCAGGTGGGCCAGCATGTGCTCGCCATCGGCAATCCCTACGGGCTGCCGGGCACTATGACTTCCGGCATCATCAGCTCCATCCGCACCGTGCATGAAGGCCCGCAGGATAATGGCGCGCCCGGCGCCGACATCGAAAATGCCATTCAGACCGATGCCCCCATCAACCCCGGCAACAGCGGTGGCCCGCTGCTCAATACCCTGGGCGAGGTGATCGGCATCGACACCATGATTTACACCCAGACCGGTTCTAACGTCGGCATTGGCTTCGCCATTCCTATTAATAGCGTCAAGGCTGTGCTGAATCAGCTCATCACCACCGGCCATGTGCAGACCGTTTCGCTCGGCATGCTGACCTATCCCATTTCGCCCAGCGTCGCCCAGCAGCTCGGCCTCAACGTCAGCCACGGTCTGTTGGTCCTGGGCGTACGCCGCGGCAGCCTGGCCGCTAACGCCGGGCTGCGCGCCGGCAATGAACCCGGCTACATCGGCAATACGCAGGTCCACTTTGGCGGCGACATCATCCTGGCGGTTGACGGCGAACCCCTGCAGGATCAGGGCCAGTTAGGCAACATCCTGTTGCTGCAGAAACCGGGCAGCACCATCACCCTCACCATCCAGCGCCACGGCAAGCAAATCAAGATCCCCATCACGCTGGGCACGGAGTTGTAG
- the lptB gene encoding LPS export ABC transporter ATP-binding protein — protein MERLATDQICKLFKGRAVVNGVSISIARGEVVGLLGPNGAGKTTTFHMIVGQIAPDMGRILLDQHDITALPMYQRAQLGISYLPQEPSVFRKLTVEQNLLAILEILPLSAGQRKERLEKLIEMLGLGKVRRTLAYSLSGGERRRVEIARGMVLEPAFMLLDEPFSGIDPLAVLDLQHIISRLRADHIGVLITDHNVRETLSVTDRAYIIHDGRIFREGTPAELGEDADVRRVYLGESFSLV, from the coding sequence ATGGAGCGTCTCGCCACAGATCAGATTTGTAAACTCTTTAAGGGTCGCGCGGTCGTCAACGGCGTCAGTATCTCTATTGCTCGGGGCGAAGTCGTTGGTCTGCTCGGCCCCAACGGCGCCGGCAAGACCACCACCTTTCACATGATCGTCGGCCAGATCGCGCCCGACATGGGCCGCATCCTGCTCGACCAGCACGACATCACCGCCCTGCCCATGTATCAGCGGGCGCAACTCGGCATCAGCTACTTGCCCCAGGAACCATCGGTGTTCCGCAAACTCACCGTCGAGCAGAACCTGCTCGCCATTCTCGAAATCCTGCCCCTCTCGGCCGGCCAGCGCAAAGAGCGGCTCGAGAAATTGATCGAGATGCTCGGCCTGGGCAAAGTCCGCCGTACTCTCGCCTATTCGCTCTCCGGCGGCGAGCGGCGCCGAGTCGAAATCGCCCGCGGCATGGTGCTCGAGCCGGCGTTCATGCTGCTCGATGAACCGTTCAGCGGCATTGACCCTCTCGCGGTGCTCGATTTGCAGCACATCATTTCCCGCCTGCGTGCCGATCATATTGGCGTGCTGATCACCGACCACAACGTGCGCGAAACCCTGAGCGTCACCGACCGTGCCTACATCATTCACGACGGCCGCATCTTCCGCGAAGGCACGCCCGCCGAGCTGGGCGAGGATGCCGATGTGCGCCGCGTCTACCTCGGCGAAAGCTTCAGCCTGGTATGA
- a CDS encoding CrcB family protein, with the protein MLATTVSVPAEVVQHALSGRTLALGIAIAGALGALSRWGLGQWLEVLGGGHFPYDTLAANLIGCFLLGFVMHIGGHARWISGEMRTIIAVGFIGALTTFSTWEFETLHMARGGEVLLAAGNFAVNVFLGFLLIWAGGRLATGLLH; encoded by the coding sequence ATTTTGGCTACAACCGTTTCTGTGCCTGCTGAAGTGGTGCAGCATGCGCTTTCCGGGCGCACGCTGGCGCTGGGCATTGCCATCGCGGGGGCGCTGGGCGCGCTGAGCCGCTGGGGACTGGGGCAGTGGCTGGAGGTGTTAGGCGGAGGACACTTCCCCTACGACACGCTGGCCGCGAACCTGATCGGCTGCTTCCTGCTGGGCTTCGTGATGCACATCGGCGGCCACGCACGCTGGATCAGCGGCGAGATGCGCACCATCATCGCGGTGGGATTTATCGGCGCCCTGACAACGTTTTCCACCTGGGAGTTCGAAACACTGCACATGGCGCGCGGCGGCGAAGTGCTGCTGGCGGCGGGCAACTTCGCGGTGAACGTATTTTTGGGGTTCCTGCTGATTTGGGCGGGCGGACGGCTCGCCACGGGGCTACTGCACTAA
- a CDS encoding PIN domain-containing protein, which translates to MKPPVMIDAGPLIALFDRTEAPHVAARATLSTISDRLFTTVPVLVEAAHLLQPSTPGGRALRDFVLRGAVAIWYLSSATLTRCFALMEQYADQPMDLADASLVVAAERLRTSRIFTLDRKHFSAYRIRRGHRLLPFELV; encoded by the coding sequence GTGAAGCCACCTGTGATGATCGATGCGGGTCCACTGATCGCCCTGTTTGATCGGACCGAAGCGCCGCACGTTGCTGCCCGCGCAACCTTGTCCACTATCTCCGACCGGCTGTTCACCACGGTTCCCGTGCTCGTGGAGGCCGCTCACCTGCTGCAGCCAAGCACCCCGGGCGGCCGCGCGCTCCGCGATTTTGTCCTGCGTGGGGCGGTTGCCATTTGGTATCTTAGCTCGGCTACACTGACCCGATGTTTCGCGCTGATGGAGCAATACGCAGACCAGCCTATGGATCTGGCGGATGCCAGTCTCGTGGTCGCCGCCGAACGGCTGCGGACCAGCCGCATTTTCACCTTGGATCGCAAGCACTTCAGCGCTTACCGCATCCGCCGCGGCCACCGCTTGCTGCCGTTCGAGCTCGTCTGA
- a CDS encoding bifunctional 5,10-methylenetetrahydrofolate dehydrogenase/5,10-methenyltetrahydrofolate cyclohydrolase yields the protein MSAKVLDGTAAGAAIRSEVGERVRAFSAHPPGLAVILAGDNAASAVYVRAKIRACNELGIFSEQILRPASVSTAELLDDVARLNARDDIDGILVQLPLPPQVDAAAVLLAVAPEKDVDGFHPVNLGKLVTGRPGPRPCTPAGIMELLRRNQIAVAGREAVVVGRSDIVGKPLALLLLHANATVTLCHSKTRNLPEVCQRGELLFAAIGRAAMLGERHIRRGAVVVDVGVNTLIRAEDVETYFPGSRKRREEFDRRGRTLIGDVDPRAACALASAFTPVPGGVGPLTIAMLMSNTVDLAAARRGVAVAPAS from the coding sequence GTGAGCGCCAAAGTCCTGGATGGCACGGCCGCCGGCGCGGCCATTCGCAGTGAAGTCGGTGAGCGCGTGCGCGCCTTCAGCGCCCACCCGCCCGGTTTGGCCGTGATCCTGGCCGGTGACAACGCCGCCTCCGCCGTCTACGTCCGCGCCAAGATCCGCGCCTGCAACGAGCTGGGCATCTTTTCCGAGCAGATTCTGCGCCCGGCCAGTGTCTCCACCGCGGAGCTGCTCGACGATGTGGCCCGCCTCAACGCCCGCGATGATATCGACGGCATTCTCGTCCAGCTCCCACTCCCCCCTCAGGTCGATGCCGCCGCCGTGCTCCTCGCCGTCGCGCCGGAAAAAGACGTTGACGGTTTCCATCCCGTTAACCTCGGCAAGCTGGTGACCGGCCGCCCCGGCCCGCGCCCCTGCACACCTGCCGGCATCATGGAGCTGCTGCGCCGCAATCAGATCGCTGTCGCCGGCCGTGAGGCTGTCGTGGTCGGCCGCAGCGACATCGTCGGCAAGCCCCTGGCCCTGCTGCTGCTCCACGCCAACGCTACGGTGACGCTGTGCCACTCGAAAACCCGCAACTTGCCCGAAGTCTGCCAGCGCGGCGAGCTGCTCTTTGCCGCCATCGGCCGCGCCGCCATGCTGGGCGAGCGCCATATTCGCCGTGGCGCCGTCGTCGTCGATGTCGGCGTCAATACTCTCATCCGTGCTGAGGATGTCGAAACCTATTTCCCCGGCAGCCGCAAACGCCGGGAAGAATTCGACCGCCGTGGTCGCACTCTTATTGGTGACGTCGACCCCCGCGCCGCTTGCGCTCTGGCCTCCGCCTTTACTCCGGTGCCCGGCGGGGTCGGTCCCCTCACCATCGCCATGCTTATGAGCAACACCGTCGATCTGGCCGCCGCCCGCCGCGGCGTAGCCGTCGCCCCAGCTTCCTGA
- a CDS encoding ATP-binding protein: MPAPHPSHPPAPTQQIPGVKHIVAVGSGKGGVGKTTVAVNLAIALAELGQLVGLLDSDVYGPNVPLMMGKSEMPHVLEGNRIEPLENFGIKFMSMGLLNPGDKPVMWRGPLLHSAMQQFLRQVQWGDLDYLLIDLPPGTGDIALSLAQSVPLSGGIVVTTPSDVSLQDGRKALNMFQQLRIQVLGVIENMSYFNCPHCHKGVDIFSHGGGEVTAEKFGVPFLGALPLMADIRQGGDRGCPVATLGEASEAAGPFFEVARRLRASVEELGAEGDVLHVRA; the protein is encoded by the coding sequence ATGCCTGCTCCTCATCCGTCTCACCCGCCCGCACCGACCCAACAAATTCCCGGAGTCAAACACATCGTCGCCGTTGGCAGCGGCAAAGGCGGCGTCGGAAAAACCACGGTCGCCGTCAATCTGGCCATCGCCCTGGCCGAGTTGGGCCAACTGGTGGGCCTGCTCGACTCCGACGTATATGGGCCGAACGTGCCACTGATGATGGGCAAAAGCGAAATGCCCCACGTCCTCGAAGGCAATCGCATCGAGCCGCTCGAGAATTTCGGCATCAAGTTCATGTCCATGGGCCTGCTCAATCCCGGCGACAAGCCCGTAATGTGGCGCGGCCCGCTGCTCCACAGCGCCATGCAGCAGTTCCTGCGCCAGGTGCAGTGGGGCGATCTCGATTACCTCCTGATCGATCTGCCGCCCGGCACCGGCGACATTGCCCTCAGCCTGGCGCAAAGCGTCCCCCTCAGCGGCGGCATCGTCGTCACCACGCCTTCCGACGTTTCTCTCCAGGATGGCCGCAAGGCCCTGAACATGTTCCAGCAACTGCGCATTCAGGTGCTGGGCGTGATCGAAAACATGAGCTACTTCAATTGTCCGCACTGCCACAAAGGCGTCGACATCTTCAGCCACGGCGGCGGGGAAGTGACGGCCGAAAAGTTCGGTGTCCCCTTCCTCGGCGCCCTGCCGCTCATGGCCGATATCCGCCAGGGCGGGGATCGCGGTTGCCCCGTGGCCACACTTGGCGAAGCCAGCGAGGCCGCGGGTCCATTTTTCGAAGTGGCCCGGCGGCTGCGTGCTAGTGTGGAAGAGTTGGGCGCCGAGGGCGATGTGCTGCACGTCCGCGCCTGA